In the Pseudoalteromonas undina genome, one interval contains:
- a CDS encoding TIGR02444 family protein: protein MNLLKSNDFWQFACNLYSKGDMQTRLLDYQNQLGKNVNLCLLLYYLDSLNLAINQTQLNKLEQSISEFDKLALKPLRATRAYLKANQAEITDYAAIRKALLGAELKLEKQQQIILIDEVNSMNLTPCATPNNSDKYLS, encoded by the coding sequence ATGAACTTGCTTAAAAGCAACGATTTTTGGCAGTTTGCATGTAACCTTTATAGCAAAGGTGACATGCAAACGCGCCTGTTGGATTATCAAAACCAGCTAGGTAAAAACGTCAACCTATGCTTGTTGCTGTATTACTTAGATTCTCTCAATCTAGCTATTAACCAAACACAGCTAAACAAGCTTGAACAATCAATTAGTGAGTTTGATAAGCTGGCATTGAAGCCTCTACGAGCCACACGTGCCTACTTAAAAGCCAATCAAGCCGAGATTACAGATTACGCCGCAATTCGAAAAGCACTTCTCGGTGCCGAGCTAAAATTAGAAAAGCAGCAACAAATAATATTGATTGATGAAGTTAATAGTATGAATTTAACACCTTGTGCAACGCCCAATAACAGCGATAAATATTTGTCATAA
- a CDS encoding helix-turn-helix transcriptional regulator has product MSEYAITNSIRTLRFLRDEMTQKQLADAIGVTRQTVMAIEANKYSPTLEVAFKISLVFNLPLEEVFQYKTKDI; this is encoded by the coding sequence ATGAGTGAGTATGCAATAACTAACTCTATTCGAACATTACGCTTTTTACGCGATGAAATGACGCAAAAGCAGTTAGCAGATGCTATTGGCGTAACGCGGCAAACGGTAATGGCAATTGAGGCAAATAAATATTCACCCACTTTAGAGGTGGCTTTTAAAATTTCTTTAGTTTTTAACTTACCTTTAGAAGAGGTATTTCAATACAAAACTAAAGATATATAG